A single window of Sulfurovum sp. UBA12169 DNA harbors:
- a CDS encoding glutamyl-tRNA reductase, with product MYYQVISFSHKNCDLAMREKLAFANNEEKKIMLNALVEFDFIHEAFIVSTCNRVEIVMATRDNFSSYHTVLGLVSQHSTLNFYDIKATAKRYDDEEAIGHIFSVVSSLDSLVVGESQITGQVKEAFRFSYENGTAGRKLNRVVSYAIKCAAQVRNETNISEHPISIASVAVSQAQKILGENMLGMTAVVVGTGEIGVLAAKHLLRAGCDVVLMGRDLEKVQQIAQGLGENVKADTSDKLDKYLNRYRLLFSATSSSEYIITKGMIENDMLPRLWFDMAIPRDIEDMDIEKLRLFRIDDLQSISQDNHALREEQAVRASEIVERYKDEFYAWLRALSVEPIIKQMREHVSAAIEREMQRAIKKGFVPAEYEENIRKMAYQMFNRFLHDPTQNLRHSSAQKQNANCLESVKEMFNINTEHIDFKQYKDDHHTKGYSA from the coding sequence ATGTATTATCAAGTGATAAGTTTTTCTCACAAAAATTGTGATTTGGCCATGAGGGAGAAGTTGGCGTTTGCCAATAATGAAGAAAAAAAAATAATGCTCAATGCGTTAGTCGAATTTGATTTTATTCATGAAGCGTTTATCGTCTCAACATGCAACAGAGTAGAGATCGTGATGGCAACGCGTGATAATTTTTCAAGCTATCATACGGTACTGGGCCTAGTAAGTCAACACAGCACATTGAATTTTTATGACATTAAAGCAACGGCAAAACGCTATGATGATGAAGAGGCGATCGGGCATATTTTTTCTGTGGTTTCTTCGTTGGACTCTTTAGTTGTGGGTGAGTCTCAAATTACCGGCCAAGTAAAAGAGGCTTTCAGATTTTCCTATGAAAACGGCACGGCAGGACGCAAGCTTAACCGCGTAGTCTCTTATGCAATCAAATGTGCAGCTCAGGTACGGAATGAAACCAATATTTCCGAACACCCTATCTCCATTGCTTCGGTTGCGGTCTCCCAGGCACAGAAAATCCTAGGCGAAAACATGCTTGGCATGACCGCCGTCGTTGTGGGGACAGGAGAAATAGGCGTATTGGCTGCAAAGCATTTGCTTAGGGCGGGATGCGATGTGGTGCTTATGGGCAGAGATCTTGAAAAAGTGCAGCAGATTGCCCAGGGTCTGGGTGAAAATGTTAAAGCCGACACAAGCGACAAGCTGGATAAGTATCTCAATAGATACCGTTTGCTTTTTTCGGCTACCTCTTCATCGGAATATATTATTACCAAGGGAATGATAGAAAATGATATGCTTCCAAGACTTTGGTTTGATATGGCCATACCCCGAGATATCGAAGATATGGATATAGAAAAGCTTCGGTTGTTCCGTATCGATGATTTGCAGAGTATATCACAGGATAATCACGCTTTACGGGAAGAGCAGGCGGTAAGAGCATCGGAGATCGTAGAACGCTATAAAGATGAATTTTACGCATGGCTGCGTGCGCTTTCCGTGGAGCCGATTATTAAGCAAATGCGGGAACATGTATCAGCAGCCATAGAACGTGAAATGCAAAGAGCGATCAAAAAAGGATTTGTTCCGGCAGAATATGAAGAAAATATAAGAAAAATGGCGTATCAAATGTTTAACCGTTTCTTGCATGACCCTACCCAAAACCTCAGACACTCTTCTGCGCAGAAACAAAATGCAAATTGCCTTGAATCTGTCAAAGAAATGTTCAATATAAATACAGAACATATTGATTTTAAACAATATAAAGATGATCACCATACAAAAGGATACAGCGCGTGA
- a CDS encoding octaprenyl-diphosphate synthase: MLSAVERKIEQFVADLNDKHVSSLYMKLPQGKRLRAKLILKIAGTGFSVVKTAAVVEMIHAASLLHDDVIDDAYTRRNKPSLNAIYGNKTAIMLGDILYSKGFFELNNIGADVAKLISNAVTQLSLGELKDVSLSVAFNDNKESYLGMIYQKTASLIEASAGAAALLAGKPKETYMIYGRNLGLAFQMIDDLLDITSDSITLGKPALHDFAEGKTTLPYIYLYEALDEQSKQKLRSLHGRVLNLEEQTWILEQMQQHLIVEKSYQEARKLIDEAIELMEQQGEKALSGIAKEMIERDF; encoded by the coding sequence TTGCTAAGTGCTGTTGAAAGAAAAATAGAACAATTTGTTGCTGACTTAAATGACAAGCATGTTTCTTCATTGTACATGAAGCTTCCTCAAGGAAAAAGGCTTCGCGCCAAACTTATTTTGAAAATTGCCGGTACCGGATTTTCCGTTGTGAAAACGGCTGCTGTGGTAGAAATGATACATGCGGCCAGTTTGTTGCATGATGATGTGATTGATGATGCCTATACTCGCCGCAACAAACCTTCCCTTAATGCTATTTATGGCAACAAAACAGCTATTATGCTGGGAGATATACTCTACTCTAAAGGTTTTTTTGAGCTAAACAATATCGGCGCTGACGTAGCGAAGCTTATCTCCAATGCAGTTACGCAATTAAGTCTGGGAGAGCTTAAAGATGTTTCTCTTTCCGTAGCGTTTAATGACAATAAAGAGAGTTATCTGGGGATGATTTACCAAAAAACGGCCTCCTTGATAGAAGCAAGTGCCGGTGCAGCTGCATTGTTGGCCGGAAAGCCTAAAGAAACGTATATGATCTACGGAAGAAATTTGGGGCTTGCGTTTCAAATGATTGATGATCTTTTGGATATCACCTCAGACAGTATAACGCTAGGCAAACCTGCATTGCATGATTTTGCCGAAGGGAAAACCACTTTGCCTTATATTTATCTTTATGAAGCTTTAGACGAACAATCAAAACAAAAACTTCGTTCATTGCACGGCAGGGTACTCAATCTTGAAGAGCAAACATGGATCTTGGAGCAGATGCAACAACACCTTATTGTTGAAAAATCCTATCAGGAAGCCAGAAAACTTATAGATGAAGCGATAGAGCTCATGGAACAGCAAGGCGAAAAAGCACTTTCAGGTATTGCCAAAGAGATGATAGAGAGGGATTTTTAA
- a CDS encoding 16S rRNA (cytosine(1402)-N(4))-methyltransferase: MQAPHIPVLLEEVLESFSDVRDGYFVDCTLGYAGHSFHMLSRYPHLKHIGIDRDDEALAFSKKRLESYANRSTLYKGTFAAVLPTLKEEPIVALLADFGVSSLQLDKKERGFSFESSTLDMRMDSAASLSAYEVVNTYSQEKLEYIFDIYGEIRSFKKLAAAVIEARSKTPISSAKALSEIAKQVIPPGGKIHPATLMFQAIRIEVNNELGEIEGLLDAIEAKHYPQEVVSLITFHSLEDRLVKERFKKWSTACICDPHAIRCTCGKNHALGKVLTRKPITASNKELKSNPRSRSAKLRSFRFN, translated from the coding sequence GTGCAAGCACCTCACATTCCTGTATTGCTTGAAGAGGTATTGGAGAGTTTTTCCGATGTGAGGGACGGATATTTTGTTGACTGTACCCTGGGGTATGCAGGCCATAGTTTCCATATGCTGTCTCGCTACCCCCATCTTAAACATATAGGGATAGACCGTGATGATGAAGCATTGGCATTTTCAAAGAAACGTCTTGAGTCTTATGCAAACAGAAGCACGCTTTATAAGGGAACATTTGCTGCTGTGCTCCCTACGCTTAAAGAAGAACCCATTGTTGCTTTGCTTGCAGATTTTGGCGTTTCTTCTTTGCAGCTGGATAAAAAAGAGAGAGGATTCAGTTTTGAAAGCAGTACTTTGGATATGCGCATGGATTCCGCAGCCTCTTTGTCGGCTTATGAGGTGGTCAATACGTATTCTCAGGAGAAATTGGAGTATATTTTTGATATCTATGGCGAAATTCGCTCTTTTAAAAAATTGGCAGCAGCTGTCATAGAGGCACGCTCAAAAACACCTATAAGCAGCGCAAAAGCATTGAGCGAAATCGCCAAGCAAGTGATACCTCCCGGAGGAAAAATCCACCCTGCAACGTTAATGTTTCAAGCGATACGCATAGAGGTCAACAATGAATTGGGAGAGATAGAAGGGCTTCTTGATGCCATAGAGGCGAAACACTATCCGCAAGAAGTGGTTTCACTTATTACATTCCATTCTCTTGAAGACCGTTTAGTGAAAGAGCGTTTTAAAAAATGGAGCACGGCGTGCATTTGTGATCCTCATGCGATACGATGTACCTGCGGCAAAAACCATGCCTTGGGAAAAGTGTTGACACGAAAGCCCATCACTGCAAGCAACAAGGAGCTTAAATCCAATCCCAGAAGCAGATCGGCAAAATTACGAAGTTTTAGGTTTAACTAG
- a CDS encoding adenosylmethionine--8-amino-7-oxononanoate transaminase, producing MGFKLDETVSKNNQMMRRDLEVIWHPCTQMKDHETLPLIPIKSGKGIYLYDFDGNAYIDAISSWWVNLFGHANKIINEKIKTQLDTLEHVLLAGFTHEPAIELAHKLVAITPNKLQKVFYVDNGSSSVEAALKMSYHYHLNKGISKSMFLSLANSYHGETIGALSVGDVALYKETYRPLLLACLQVPVPKDQRQDSAHEALEVLEEVLSTRGEEISAFILEPLVQGAGGMHMYHPDYLRGARELTEKFGVHLIADEIMTGFGRTGKMFACEHAGISPDFMTLSKGLTGGYLPLSVVMTTNDVYQAFYCEYNEYKAFLHSHSYTGNPLACTAALATLEIFESMDVLGENEKKSDHIKMKLEKFTELTNVKKVRQQGMIAAVELQGYAPQERIGLRIYEYGLKHGVLLRPLGHVIYFMPPFVISIDEIDRMMEVAYEAIKQLMIESLS from the coding sequence ATGGGGTTCAAATTGGATGAGACAGTAAGCAAAAACAATCAAATGATGCGACGAGATCTTGAAGTGATATGGCATCCTTGTACGCAAATGAAAGATCATGAGACTTTGCCTCTTATTCCAATCAAATCAGGCAAAGGAATTTATCTCTATGATTTTGACGGGAATGCATACATAGATGCCATAAGCAGTTGGTGGGTCAATTTGTTTGGGCATGCCAATAAAATCATTAATGAAAAGATCAAAACACAGCTTGATACGCTTGAGCATGTCTTGCTGGCCGGTTTTACGCATGAGCCTGCAATCGAGTTGGCACATAAGCTCGTCGCCATAACACCCAATAAGCTGCAAAAGGTTTTTTATGTAGACAATGGTTCAAGCTCAGTGGAAGCGGCACTCAAGATGAGCTACCACTATCATCTCAATAAAGGCATCAGCAAATCTATGTTTTTGTCTTTAGCCAACAGTTATCATGGCGAAACCATAGGGGCCTTAAGCGTGGGAGATGTAGCGCTTTACAAGGAGACGTATCGGCCCTTGCTTTTGGCATGCCTGCAGGTGCCCGTGCCTAAAGACCAGCGTCAAGATTCAGCCCATGAGGCACTGGAAGTACTCGAAGAGGTATTGAGCACAAGAGGAGAGGAGATTTCAGCATTTATTCTTGAACCTCTTGTTCAGGGGGCGGGAGGGATGCATATGTATCATCCTGACTACCTCAGAGGCGCAAGAGAACTCACAGAAAAGTTTGGTGTGCATCTTATTGCAGATGAAATCATGACCGGCTTTGGGCGTACCGGGAAGATGTTTGCTTGCGAGCATGCAGGGATCTCTCCTGATTTTATGACACTCTCCAAAGGGCTTACCGGCGGTTATCTTCCTTTGTCTGTTGTGATGACAACCAATGACGTTTATCAGGCTTTTTATTGTGAGTACAATGAATACAAAGCGTTTTTGCATTCCCACAGCTATACAGGAAATCCTTTAGCCTGCACTGCTGCCTTGGCTACATTGGAGATTTTTGAATCCATGGATGTTTTGGGTGAAAATGAAAAGAAATCTGATCATATCAAAATGAAACTGGAAAAGTTTACAGAACTGACAAATGTCAAAAAAGTAAGACAGCAAGGTATGATCGCAGCAGTAGAGCTTCAGGGCTATGCCCCGCAAGAAAGGATAGGATTGCGTATTTATGAATACGGCTTGAAGCACGGGGTGCTTCTGCGGCCTTTGGGGCATGTAATCTATTTTATGCCGCCTTTTGTTATTTCCATAGACGAGATTGACAGGATGATGGAAGTAGCATATGAAGCGATTAAACAATTAATGATTGAAAGCCTCTCTTAA
- the ftsA gene encoding cell division protein FtsA, which yields MSETILAIDIGSTKICAIIAEIEEGKVQVLGHGISKSQGIKKGVITNIELASKSIKKALGDAKRIAGCNMASAIVSISNAYAKSLNSTGVVNIPHKDISIKEINRVIQTALYNASVPNEYEVIHVLPYNFRVDDQDFIEDPFGMNASRMEVDVNIIMTQKSNLSNLKKAVRSAGVDIDGIVLSGYASAIATMDIDERELGIAVIDLGGQTSNLVIHTGNSIRYNNFLGVGSNHITNDLSMALHTPLQVAENVKIQYGNLIESSNEIIELPIIGDEENRNGVSLEIVHSVIFSRVEETLMILAKMLEKSALKEQISAGIILTGGMTKLKGIRELAQAIFTGMAVRVAYPKNVDGLFEELKDPAYSTVVGLLLYRAGKHTPYEINFQQEMLHSKTDHEDNLGDIKITNTVNQAVESKAYKNKPILKRPNQKDTETIQNTDTIIFEDLPDVNKEKGHPFRKLTNWAKQLF from the coding sequence TTGAGTGAAACAATTTTAGCTATTGATATTGGTTCTACTAAAATTTGTGCGATTATAGCTGAAATTGAAGAGGGCAAAGTGCAAGTGCTTGGCCACGGAATTTCCAAGTCCCAAGGTATAAAAAAAGGCGTTATTACCAATATTGAGCTTGCGTCCAAATCTATCAAAAAAGCTTTGGGCGATGCCAAGCGTATTGCCGGATGCAATATGGCCTCAGCGATTGTTTCCATCTCAAATGCGTATGCAAAAAGTTTAAACTCTACGGGTGTTGTAAATATTCCGCATAAAGATATTTCTATTAAAGAAATTAACCGTGTAATACAAACAGCACTCTACAATGCCAGCGTACCCAATGAATATGAAGTCATTCATGTCCTTCCTTATAATTTTAGAGTAGATGACCAAGATTTTATAGAAGATCCTTTTGGGATGAATGCCAGTCGTATGGAAGTTGATGTCAACATCATTATGACCCAAAAATCAAATCTATCAAATCTTAAAAAAGCCGTACGATCTGCCGGAGTAGATATAGACGGAATCGTACTCAGCGGTTATGCTTCGGCGATAGCCACCATGGATATAGATGAGAGAGAACTTGGTATAGCCGTAATAGACCTGGGCGGTCAAACAAGTAATCTTGTAATCCATACAGGCAACTCTATCCGCTATAACAACTTTTTGGGTGTAGGATCAAATCATATCACCAATGATCTCTCTATGGCATTGCATACGCCATTGCAGGTAGCAGAAAATGTCAAAATTCAATACGGCAATCTCATTGAAAGCAGCAATGAAATCATAGAGCTTCCCATCATAGGTGATGAAGAAAACCGCAACGGTGTTTCTCTTGAAATTGTACACAGCGTTATCTTCTCCCGTGTAGAAGAAACATTGATGATATTGGCTAAAATGCTTGAAAAAAGCGCGCTTAAAGAACAGATAAGTGCCGGCATTATACTCACAGGCGGCATGACTAAACTTAAAGGCATCAGAGAATTGGCACAAGCTATTTTTACGGGCATGGCAGTCAGGGTTGCCTATCCTAAAAATGTAGATGGGCTTTTTGAAGAACTTAAGGATCCGGCCTATTCAACCGTGGTAGGCCTTTTGCTTTACAGGGCAGGAAAACATACACCGTATGAAATCAATTTTCAACAAGAAATGCTGCACTCAAAAACTGATCATGAAGACAACTTAGGTGATATTAAAATTACCAATACCGTCAATCAGGCAGTCGAGAGCAAGGCATATAAAAATAAACCGATCTTGAAACGTCCAAACCAAAAAGATACAGAAACTATTCAAAACACAGACACAATCATATTTGAAGATTTGCCTGACGTCAACAAAGAGAAAGGTCATCCGTTTAGAAAGTTGACCAACTGGGCAAAGCAGCTTTTTTAA
- a CDS encoding cell division protein FtsZ: MEEFDINVIETKCRTNGAKIKAIGVGGGGGNMINHMINEGISDIDLIVANTDAQALETSVAPFKLQLGMNATRGLGAGMIPDKGREAALESFEDIKSMLQGSDIVFISAGLGGGTGTGAAPIIAQAAKEVGALTVSIVTSPFKFEGRKRTKLAKEGLEELKRESDSIIVVPNEKLLSIVEKNLGIKESFRMVDDILSQAVGGISKVILSHGENDINLDFADVKTVMSHKGLALMGAGYSTGANAAYDAAKAAIESPLLDNISIDGAMGVLVHFDIHPDYPIMEISEAMNIIEESADEDASVIFGTTTNLDMDIDEVRITIIATGFEDKNAIAEPTVRHQETLLGSSTSSSATIHTLRAANKMVVGGYNGENEDILDVPTFLRKQMD, translated from the coding sequence ATGGAAGAGTTTGACATCAATGTTATCGAAACAAAATGTCGCACAAACGGTGCAAAGATAAAAGCGATCGGTGTTGGCGGCGGTGGCGGCAATATGATTAACCATATGATCAATGAGGGGATTAGTGATATTGACCTAATCGTAGCCAATACGGATGCGCAGGCTTTGGAAACATCGGTTGCACCTTTTAAGTTACAGCTTGGTATGAATGCTACAAGAGGATTGGGCGCAGGAATGATCCCGGACAAAGGAAGAGAGGCAGCGCTTGAAAGCTTTGAAGATATCAAATCAATGCTTCAGGGTTCGGATATAGTCTTTATTTCCGCAGGCCTTGGAGGCGGTACGGGAACAGGTGCAGCTCCCATTATTGCACAAGCAGCCAAAGAAGTAGGAGCCTTGACCGTTTCTATCGTTACAAGCCCTTTTAAATTTGAAGGTCGCAAAAGAACCAAACTTGCAAAAGAAGGCTTAGAAGAACTAAAAAGAGAAAGCGACTCCATCATTGTAGTTCCCAATGAAAAACTTCTCTCGATTGTAGAGAAAAATCTGGGCATTAAAGAGAGTTTTAGAATGGTTGATGATATTCTCTCTCAAGCAGTAGGCGGTATCTCAAAAGTCATTTTATCCCATGGTGAAAACGATATCAATCTTGATTTTGCCGATGTAAAAACAGTAATGAGCCATAAAGGACTTGCGCTGATGGGAGCCGGATACAGCACAGGAGCCAATGCAGCCTATGATGCAGCAAAAGCGGCCATAGAATCCCCATTGCTTGATAATATTTCTATCGATGGGGCAATGGGTGTGCTCGTACACTTTGACATTCATCCTGATTATCCGATTATGGAGATCAGCGAAGCGATGAATATTATCGAAGAGAGTGCCGATGAAGATGCAAGCGTTATCTTTGGAACGACCACCAATCTGGATATGGATATAGATGAAGTAAGAATCACTATTATTGCAACAGGATTTGAGGATAAAAATGCTATTGCAGAGCCCACAGTGAGACACCAAGAGACACTTCTTGGCAGCAGCACCTCTTCTTCAGCCACCATTCATACACTAAGAGCTGCAAACAAAATGGTTGTTGGCGGCTACAATGGTGAAAATGAAGATATTTTGGATGTCCCGACTTTTCTCAGAAAACAGATGGACTGA